A genomic window from Lycium barbarum isolate Lr01 chromosome 4, ASM1917538v2, whole genome shotgun sequence includes:
- the LOC132637867 gene encoding uncharacterized protein LOC132637867, whose translation MINGVRHGFFHSTRGLKQGDPLSPGLFVLAAETLSKALNNLHNKERYIGYTMQQKGPLINHLCYADDIVIFSFGNKRTIKMITRNLERYEKESGQEINIEKSVFLTATHSPENRRRMLSRITGYKHQFFPMKYLGCPIFPGRKRLSYFADIAKSVINKAQGCQGNILSSGGRAIIIKRTDNKKRYHWSSWTNMCYPQSEGDCLEGDNWDMEYISKLVPPDICYVIQKVTIGQRNKMDQAIWIDNSSGKFTCASAFQALRKRMPESPICNCIWNKGNSFKMAFISWRIIKNKLPIYDRIKNFSNNSDPMCICYNHPKEETILHVFIEGDLAMKVWGFFGQSLGINMQNQTIQARFLTWWNFYTKNSMLRVAYQCIPVLICWELWKAWSSVKYGNKKYSEAKICYEVVQHVKGIMLKKRLQD comes from the exons ATGATCAATGGTGTGAgacatggtttctttcattctacCCGAGGTCTTAAGCAAGGTGACCCTCTGTCACCTGGACTTTTTGTTTTGGCAGCTGAGACTTTGTCCAAGGCACTGAATAATCTACACAACAAAGAAAGGTATATTGGTTACACTATGCAACAGAAGGGGCCATTGATCAATCATCTATGTTATGCAGATGACATAGTCattttctcatttggaaacaAGAGAACGATCAAAATGATCACTAGAAATTTAGAGCGGTATGAGAAGGAATCTGGACAAGAGATCAATATTGAAAAAAGTGTTTTCCTGACTGCAACTCATTCACCTGAGAATAGAAGAAGGATGCTTAGCAGGATCACTGGGTACAAACATCAGTTTTTTCCCATGAAGTATTTGGGATGTCCTATTTTTCCTGGAAGGAAGAGATTATCCTATTTTGCTGACATTGCTAAAAGTGTCATAAACAAGGCTCAAGGATGTCAAGGCAACATTCTATCATCTGGAGGAAGAGCTATCATTATTAAACGT ACTGACAACAAAAAGAGGTATCATTGGAGTTCTTGGACAAATATGTGTTACCCTCAATCTGAGGGAG ACTGCCTAGAAGGAGACAATTGGGACATGGAGTATATTTCAAAGTTGGTTCCACCAGATATATGCTATGTCATTCAGAAGGTGACTATTGGACAGAGAAACAAAATGGACCAAGCCATCTGGATCGATAATTCATCAGGAAAGTTCACTTGTGCCAGTGCCTTCCAAGCCCTGAGGAAAAGAATGCCTGAATCTCCTATATGTAATTGCatatggaataaaggaaactcttTTAAAATGGCTTTTATCAGCTGGAGAATTATCAAGAATAAGCTGCCTATATATGATAGAATTAAGAATTTCTCTAATAATTCTGATCCTATGTGCATTTGCTATAATCATCCTAAGGAGGAAACAATTCTCCATGTCTTCATTGAAGGGGATTTAGCTATGAAGGTCTGGGGATTCTTTGGTCAGTCTCTGGGCATCAATATGCAGAATCAAACTATTCAAGCAAGGTTTTTAACATGGTGGAACTTTTACACAAAGAACTCTATGTTAAGAGTGGCATACCAGTGCATTCCTGTCCTTATTTGTTGGGAGTTGTGGAAAGCTTGGAGCTCTGTAAAATATGGAAACAAGAAGTATTCCGAGGCTAAGATTTGCTATGAAGTGGTTCAGCATGTGAAGGGTATCATGCTTAAAAAAAGGTTACAAGATTGA